A part of Pararhizobium sp. A13 genomic DNA contains:
- a CDS encoding superoxide dismutase family protein, producing MKNLILTVALAACVATPIFAQPSSQTAVANFIGKDGKETGRAVLTSAKYGVFIEVEVTDLPPGKWVAFHIHETGECDAAHGHESAGKHFNPGKTEHGFLAVNGPHAGDMPNQYVGDDGVLRAQVFNSMVVLDNAENGIRGRALMVHAKSDDNRSQPSGDAGERLACAVIE from the coding sequence ATGAAGAACCTCATCTTGACGGTGGCGCTTGCCGCCTGTGTCGCAACACCCATCTTCGCACAGCCTTCGTCGCAGACGGCCGTCGCCAATTTCATCGGAAAAGATGGCAAGGAGACGGGCAGGGCGGTCCTGACCTCGGCCAAGTATGGCGTGTTCATCGAAGTCGAGGTCACCGATCTGCCGCCGGGCAAGTGGGTGGCGTTCCATATCCATGAAACCGGTGAATGCGATGCTGCGCATGGCCACGAGTCTGCCGGCAAGCATTTCAACCCGGGCAAGACCGAACACGGGTTTCTCGCTGTCAATGGCCCGCATGCCGGCGACATGCCGAACCAGTATGTCGGCGACGATGGTGTCTTGCGTGCGCAGGTGTTCAACAGCATGGTGGTGCTCGACAATGCCGAAAACGGCATTCGCGGCCGGGCTCTGATGGTCCATGCCAAATCCGACGATAACCGCAGCCAGCCCTCCGGCGACGCTGGCGAACGGCTGGCTTGCGCGGTGATCGAATAG